AGCCCGGCTGCGCCCAGCAGGACCACCGGCTTGAGTGCATGCGCCTGCGCCCGCAGATGCAGGACTTGTTCTTGGGGAAGGGAAAGTTCGCGGGGAGTTGCTTCGGTCATGCGCCGATGGTACCCCACGCGGGGGATTGCTGAGATGAGTACGGACAAACCTGCCGGGAAGAAGCCGGCCCGCGTTGCGGCGAAATCTGCGGCCAAACCCGCGAAGGCCGCCCGTCCCGCCCCCAAGGGCGGCGCCGGCGGCCGGCCCGCGGTTGCGAAGGGCGCCAAATCCCGGCATCGATCCAATCGTGCCTGGATCGACCGCCACGTCAACGACCCGTATGTCCAGGCGGCGACGCGCCACGGCTATCGTTCGCGCGCGGCATACAAGCTGGCGGAGATCGACCAGAAGGATCGGCTGTTGCGTCCGGGCATCACGGTGGTCGATCTGGGGGCGGCACCGGGCAGCTGGACCCAGGTGGTGGTCGAGCGGCTGCGGATCGGCGCCGGGCCGGCGCCGGGCGGACGCCCGCCGGCCCGGGTCATCGCGCTCGACAT
This genomic window from Burkholderiales bacterium GJ-E10 contains:
- a CDS encoding ribosomal RNA large subunit methyltransferase E, translating into MSTDKPAGKKPARVAAKSAAKPAKAARPAPKGGAGGRPAVAKGAKSRHRSNRAWIDRHVNDPYVQAATRHGYRSRAAYKLAEIDQKDRLLRPGITVVDLGAAPGSWTQVVVERLRIGAGPAPGGRPPARVIALDILPMDPIPGVEIIQGDFRDEAVAARLAAALKGEPVDLVLSDMAPNLSGIGAADAARSAHLWELALEFALAHCKPDGALLIKVFQGSGYSQFVEQLKRRFVRVAVRKPPSSRQESAETYLLAQGRKPE